Within Osmia lignaria lignaria isolate PbOS001 chromosome 11, iyOsmLign1, whole genome shotgun sequence, the genomic segment ATCAGGCTCGAAACAACAACCCACACTTCCCGCGAAATTTCAAGGGAAAAGAACAGAAAACTAGGAACTCATCCGAGCTTGTTACCATTCTTCGTCCTCTATTTTTCTTCGCGTCGGTTCCGGAAAGTTTGAGAATCTATTGAATATATTTCCCTGAAAACTACGGTCTAAAGTGATTCAGAGATTGtgtaaataatataatgattctCCTCATGGAAGtactattttataaattcattatttcAGTCTAATTAGCTACCTAATAATGGACTGTTTTCATTTGGAAACGATGTCCTCTATTCTTAGTTGATCAAAAATAATTCTCccattaattcaattttatatgtTCTACTTCCTGTGAAATTATTCTTCAaacgaaataaatgaaaaagaatgcTGTAGAAAGTTATATTCCATCTGCAATGACGCAGAGAACATTTATTATCGCTTGAGAAGAGAAACTACgtgtaattttattatatgGCATTATTGAAGCGACATTACAAACATCAAAGGCTGAATAATTCATAGCAATTTATAGAGAATGTTGCTGAATAGAAAAGAGCGTGTCGTTTCCGTGTAAGGACAGGCATCATCCAGTGATTGtttcttattaatattttacacaGTACTCCCTCCAGCGATCAAACGCTCCTCCTATTTTTTCCTCTCCAAGTCCAACACACCGCCCCTTTACTGTACTGTTATTTAAATTGCAAATCGATACCGCCGCGTGGAAAACACAATTACAAAGGAAACTCATGTAACGCGAAAGCAAGATGGATCTGATAGGGACAATCCAGCCTTCCTGGTGGATTGATCAGCGAGCTTCTGTTTGATGCCAGCAAAACGATTAGAAATTAGACGATTCTGTTGAAACAGAAGCCATAGACCTAATCAGAGAAAATGTCATTTTTTTTCACAGAAAAAAACCACCTCTTTCTTCactaatatttatcaaaatttttcttttccatttcttCAGTGAATCTATGTATAATAGTAGAATTAGTACTTGTATAAATAGGTCTATTGATTATATCAACTGAGCTGTGCAAATTACTgcaaatatattattatcatGTGTAGCTTTCTTCAGGTTGATTCCACATAATCTCCAAATTCACGCATTCAACAAAACTACAGGCTACTTCTCCTAAATTTCATTGTTTTCCTTATTCATCGTTGAAAGCAATTATGCAGAATTCGACGCATAGAAGATTATCAACGAAAGAGGCATACAAGATATTCGATGAAATTCTTGAGGAAGACAGGGAAGAAGACGAAGATGAAGACAGGTCAGAGGATTGTCCGGCAGATTGTGCGGAGGATGTTCTTCCTGTTGTCGAAAAAGTTGAGAACAGAAAATTCTGAGTCGCTgagaatattgaataaaatttatattattcatcTTAAAAAGATTCTGGTTCTTGCAGAAATTTTGCGAGTGTATTCGCATCGCTGAAAACTCGTCAAGATTTTCCTTGCGTGTCATGGAGGCGATGAGGTCGTTGCAGAACGACGAGGATGATTTCCTGCCGACCTCCTCGATCGACGATATCGTCGACTATATCCAGAAGAATTACCGCGACGACGGTGACCTTTACGCTCAGGTGCGAACCGCGCTGAAACAGGTCTGTTCCCAAGGGTTAGTTCTGCGTCAGGCGCAAATTGTGTCTCGCGTGAGACACGATCGCGTTTCAAGGCAAATGCAAACCGTTTATCTCGTTCGCAGACCGTGCATCTATCGACCAATTTCGTTTGCTGTTCAGACTGTTAATTGTAACGCTTCCTTTAGTCGAACTAGCTTGatgaaacataaattatagttttAAGATTTACTCCAGAAAGAACttaaggggctataccagtgtGACCGCTCTAAAATTTGGTGattttcgagaatttttttttttaagaaatattacatcaaatgtttttaaactttagggatgtatttagttacaagtcgtatatctataataattttttggtacaaaaataataaataacaagcgACTTATACGCTATCTTCCAGGGctccaaaaaaaaaagttgttccACTGCTGCAGTGATTGTCTGAgtgcttaaaatgaaaaatgacaaaGACGCTGTTAAACTAGAAGGTATTCTCCGTaccatgaactaggatttttgaaaaatattaaaatctgacgaaatggcgaagttttgaagaaaagtttggaatttagCCTAAAAAAATCGTAGTTTTTTTAATGCCAAATTGACATTtttcatccaatcaaaaaaatcctagttcatggcatggcaaaacatgtactgaacacgctgaaaaagtttcgagtcgatgcaataatttgtattcgagTTAGAGCTACAGCAAATTTGAGAAATACCGTTTTGAGAAAAACGCGATCCATCGGCGGTAAGCGTGTTTGAGATTATAAAACTATTTGAGATtcgaccttaaaattttaatatgatattttagggagtatagactttcaaaagatgcaagaaaaaaaaatcgatttttcaaaagtgttaCACTGACATAGCCCCTTAAGGAAGTACACCCCATCTTGAATTTTCTTTTGTCCTTCTTGCGAGTCAATCAATTTGTCATATCAATTCATAATTATTTTCCTGGAATTTTATTACAGATTCGCTATGGAATTACTTGAAAATGAATATCATTTAATCGGACCAGACGCCGCTTCCATGAATCGAATTACATGTTCCAATAGTCCAAAAGATTGTTCCTTATCCTATACAAAAT encodes:
- the LOC117603836 gene encoding uncharacterized protein LOC117603836 isoform X5; translated protein: MQNSTHRRLSTKEAYKIFDEILEEDREEDEDEDRSEDCPADCAEDVLPVVEKKFCECIRIAENSSRFSLRVMEAMRSLQNDEDDFLPTSSIDDIVDYIQKNYRDDGDLYAQIRYGIT
- the LOC117603836 gene encoding uncharacterized protein LOC117603836 isoform X2, encoding MQNSTHRRLSTKEAYKIFDEILEEDREEDEDEDRSEDCPADCAEDVLPVVEKKFCECIRIAENSSRFSLRVMEAMRSLQNDEDDFLPTSSIDDIVDYIQKNYRDDGDLYAQVRTALKQGSKKKSCSTAAVIV
- the LOC117603836 gene encoding uncharacterized protein LOC117603836 isoform X3, with amino-acid sequence MQNSTHRRLSTKEAYKIFDEILEEDREEDEDEDRSEDCPADCAEDVLPVVEKKFCECIRIAENSSRFSLRVMEAMRSLQNDEDDFLPTSSIDDIVDYIQKNYRDDGDLYAQGSKKKSCSTAAVIV
- the LOC117603836 gene encoding uncharacterized protein LOC117603836 isoform X4, translating into MQNSTHRRLSTKEAYKIFDEILEEDREEDEDEDRSEDCPADCAEDVLPVVEKKFCECIRIAENSSRFSLRVMEAMRSLQNDEDDFLPTSSIDDIVDYIQKNYRDDGDLYAQVRTALKQIRYGIT